From Camelus ferus isolate YT-003-E chromosome 18, BCGSAC_Cfer_1.0, whole genome shotgun sequence, one genomic window encodes:
- the RBBP6 gene encoding E3 ubiquitin-protein ligase RBBP6 isoform X2, whose amino-acid sequence MSCVHYKFSSKLNYDTVTFDGLHISLCDLKKQIMGREKLKAADCDLQITNAQTKEEYTDDNALIPKNSSVIVRRIPIGGVKSTSKTYVISRTEPVMGTSKAIDDSSASISLAQLTKTANLAEANASEEDKIKAMMSQSGHEYDPVNYMKKPLGPPPPSYTCFRCGKPGHYIKNCPTNGDKNFESGPRIKKSTGIPRSFMMEVKDPNMKGAMLTNTGKYAIPTIDAEAYAIGKKEKPPFLPEEPSSSSEEDDPIPDELLCLICKDIMTDAVVIPCCGNSYCDECIRTALLESDEHTCPTCHQNDVSPDALIANKFLRQAVNNFKNETGYTKRLRKQLPPPPPPIPPPRPLIQRNLQPLMRSPISRQQDPLMIPVTSSSTHPAPSISSLTSNQSSLAPPVPGNPSSAPAPVPDITATVSISVHSEKSDGPFRDSDNKILPAAALASEHSKGASSIAITALMEEKGYQVPVLGTPSLLGQSLLHGQLIPTTGPVRINTARPGGGRPGWEHSNKLGYLVSPPQQIRRGERSCYRSINRGRHHSERSQRTQGPSLPATPVFVPVPPPPLYPPPPHTLPLPPGVPPPQFSPQFPPGQPPPAGYSVPPPGFPPAPANLSAPWVSSGVQTAHSNTIPTTQAPPLSREEFYREQRRLKEESKSPYSGSSYSRSSYTYSKSRSGSTRSRSYSRSFSRSHSRSYSRSPPYPRRGRGKSRNYRSRSRSHGYHRSRSRSPPYRRYHSRSRSPQAFRGQSPNKRNVPQGETEREYFNRYREVPPPYDMKAYYGRSVDFRDPFEKERYREWERKYREWYEKYYKGYAAGAQPRPSANRENFSPERFVPLNIRNSPFTRGRREDYSGGQSHRSRNIGGNYPEKLSSRDSHNQKDNTKSKEKESENAPGDGKGNKHKKHRKRRKGEESEGFLNPELLETSRKSREPTSGEENKTDSLFVLPSRDDATPVRDEPMDAESITFKSISEKDKREKDKPKAKGDKTKRKNDGSTVSKKETVVKPAKGPQEKLDGEREKSPRSEPPLKKAKEETPKTDSVKPSSSSQKDEKIIGTPRKAHSKSVKEHQETKPVKEEKVKKDYSKDVKSEKPASKEEKARKPNEKSKPLDSKGEKRKRKTEEKGTEKDFESSSMKISKLEVTEIVKPSPKRKMEPDIEKLDRTPEKDKISSSTAPAKKIKLNRETGKKIGSTENVSNTKEPSEKLESTSSKVKQEKVKGKVRRKVTGTEGSSSTLVDYTSTSSTGGSPVRKSEEKTDTKRTVIKTMEEYNNDNTAPAEDVIIMIQVPQSKWDKDDFESEEEDVKSTTTQPISSVGKPASVIKNVSTKPSNTVKYTEKESESSEKIQKLTKEVSHEIVQHEVKSSKNSASNEKGKTKDRDHSVLEKESLEKRKNSAQPEKDSNPDRLSEQGNFKSLSQSSKETRTSDKHDSTRGSSNKDFTPNRDKKPDYDNREYSSSKRRDERNELRRKDSPSRSKDSASGQKTKPREERDLPKKGTGDSKKSSSSPSRDKKPHDHKATYDTKRSNEETKSVDKNPCKDREKHLLEAKNNKESGGNKLLYVLNPPDPQVEKEQVTGQADKNTIKPKPQVSHSSRLSSDLTRETDEAAFEPDYNESDSESNVSVKEEETSGKNSKEPKDKVAEKAKESLDAAAVGQAGAARSQSQSSPSASPSRSHSPSGSQTRSRSSSASSAESQDSKKKKKKKEKKKHKKHKKHKKHKKHAGTEVELEKSQKHKHKKKKSKKSKDKEKEKEKDDQKVKSVTV is encoded by the exons AATATACTGATGATAATGCTCTAATTCCTAAGAATTCATCTGTAATTGTTAGAAGAATTCCTATTGGAGGTGTTAAATCTACAAGCAAGACATATGTTAT aagtCGAACTGAACCAGTGATGGGAACTTCAAAAGCA ATTGATGACTCTTCTGCGTCTATTTCTCTGGCCCAGCTTACaaag ACTGCCAATCTGGCTGAAGCCAATGCTtctgaagaagataaaattaaagcaatgatGTCGCAATCTGGCCATGAATACGACCCAGTCAA TTACATGAAGAAACCTCTAGGTCCACCACCTCCATCTTACACGTGTTTCCGTTGTGGTAAACCTGGCCATTATATTAAGAATTGCCCAACGAATGGG GATAAGAACTTTGAATCTGGTCCTAGGATTAAAAAGAGCACTGGAATTCCCAGAAGTTTTATGATGGAAGTGAAAGATCCTAACATGAAAGGTGCAATGCTTACAAACACTGGAAAATACGCGATACCAACTATAGACGC AGAAGCATATGCaattgggaagaaagaaaaaccacctTTTTTACCAGAGGAACCATCATCTTCTTCAGAAGAAGATGATCCTATCCCAGATGAACTGTTGTGTCTCATCTGCAAAGATATTATGACTGATGCTGTTGTCATTCCCTGCTGTGGAAACAGTTACTGTGATGAAT GTATAAGAACAGCACTATTGGAATCAGATGAACATACATGTCCAACGTGTCATCAAAAtgatgtctctccagatgctttAATCGCCAATAAGTTCTTAAGACAG GCTGTTAATAACTTCAAAAATGAAACCGGTTATACgaaaagactaagaaaacagttacccccacccccacccccaataccACCTCCAAGACCACTCATTCAGCGGAACCTACAACCTTTGATGAGATCTCCAATATCAAGACAACAAGATCCTCTGATGATTCCAGTGACGTCTTCTTCAACTCACCCGGCTCCCTCTATATCCTCATTGACTTCTAATCAGTCTTCTTTGGCCCCTCCTGTGCCTGGAAATCCAtcttctgccccagcccctgtACCCGACATAACTGCAACAGTCTCCATATCAGTCCACTCAGAAAAGTCAGATGGGCCTTTCCG GGATTCTGATAATAAAATACTGCCAGCGGCAGCGCTTGCATCAGAACATTCAAAGGGGGCCTCTTCAATCGCAATCACTGCTCTTATGGAAGAGAAG GGTTATCAGGTGCCTGTACTTGGAACCCCATCTTTGCTTGGACAGTCATTATTGCATGGACAATTGATCCCCACAACTG gtCCAGTAAGAATAAACACTGCTCGTCCTGGTGGTGGTCGACCAGGTTGGGAACA TTCCAACAAGCTTGGATATCTGGTTTCTCCACCACAGCAAAttagaagaggggagaggagctgctACAG aagtaTAAACCGTGGACGACACCACAGCGAAAGATCCCAGAGAACTCAAGGCCCATCACTACCAGCAACTCCAGTTTTTGTACCTGTCCCGCCCCCTCCCTTgtatcctcctcctccccatacacttcctctccctccaggtgTTCCTCCACCACAGTTttctcctcagtttcctcctggcCAGCCACCACCTGCTGGGTATAGTGTTCCCCCTCCAGGGtttcctccagctccagccaaTTTATCAGCACCTTGGGTATCATCGGGAGTGCAGACAGCTCATTCAAATACCATCCCAACCACACAAGCACCACCTTTGTCCAGGGAAGAATTCTATAGAGAGCAGCGGCGGCTGAAAGAAGA gtCCAAATCTCCCTATAGTGGTTCATCCTATTCAAGAAGTTCATATACTTATTCTAAATCAAGATCTGGTTCAACACGTTCACGTTCTTATTCTCGATCATTTAGCCGTTCGCACTCTCGTTCCTATTCACGGTCGCCTCCATACcccagaagaggcagagggaagagtcgAAATTACCGTTCACGGTCTCGATCCCATGGGTATCATCGATCTAGGTCAAGGTCACCCCCATATAGACGATATCATTCACGATCAAGATCTCCTCAAGCGTTCAGGGGACAGTCTCCTAATAAACGTAACGTACCTCAAGGGGAAACAGAACGTGAATATtttaacagatacagagaagtgCCACCACCTTATGACATGAAAGCTTATTACGGGAGGAGTGTTGACTTTAGAGACCCATTTGAAAAAGAGCGTTACCGAGAATGggagagaaaatacagagagtggtatgaaaaatattataaaggcTATGCTGCTGGGGCTCAGCCTCGGCCGTCAGCAAATAGAGAGAACTTTTCTCCAGAGAGATTTGTACCACTTAACATCAGGAATTCTCCCTTCACAAGAGGCCGCAGAGAGGATTACTCTGGTGGACAAAGTCACAGAAGTCGAAACATAGGTGGCAACTATCCAGAAAAGCTTTCATCGAGAGACAGTCACAATCAGAAGGATAATACAAAGTCAAAAGAGAAGGAGAGTGAAAATGCTCCAGGAGATggtaaaggaaataaacataagaaacacagaaaaagaagaaagggggaagaaagtGAAGGTTTTCTAAACCCAGAGTTATTAGAAACATCGAGGAAATCAAGAGAGCCTACAAgtggtgaagaaaataaaacgGACTCATTATTTGTTCTCCCAAGTAGAGATGATGCTACACCTGTTAGAGATGAGCCAATGGATGCCGAATCCATCACTTTTAAATCAATATctgaaaaagacaagagagaaaaagacaaacctAAAGCAAAAGGTGACAAGACCAAACGAAAAAATGATGGGTCTACTGTGTCCAAAAAAGAAACTGTTGTAAAACCTGCTAAAGGGCCCCAAGAAAAACTAGATGGAGAGCGTGAAAAATCTCCTCGATCTGAACCTCCGCTTAAAAAAGCCAAAGAGGAGACTCCAAAGACTGACAGTGTGAAACCATCATCTTCCtctcaaaaagatgaaaagatcatTGGTACCCCCAGAAAAGCTCACTCTAAGTCAGTGAAAGAACACCAAGAGACAAAACCcgtcaaagaagaaaaagtgaagaaGGACTACTCCAAAGACGTCAAGTCAGAGAAGCCAGCTAGTAAGGAAGAAAAGGCCAGGAAGCCTAACGAGAAGAGTAAACCGCTCGAtagcaagggagaaaaaaggaaaagaaaaaccgaAGAGAAAGGTACAGAGAAAGATTTTGAGTCATCGTCAATGAAAATCTCTAAATTAGAAGTAACTGAAATAGTGAAACCATCACCAAAGCGCAAAATGGAACCTGATATTGAAAAATTGGATAGGACacctgaaaaagacaaaatctcaTCATCAACTGCCCCAGCCAAAAAAATCAAGCTCAACAGAGAAACTGGTAAAAAAATTGGAAGTACCGAAAATGTATCTAACACAAAAGAGCCCTCTGAAAAATTGGAATCAACATCTAGCAAAGTTAAACaagaaaaagtcaaaggaaaGGTCAGGCGAAAAGTAACTGGAACTGAAGGATCCAGCTCAACGCTTGTGGATTATACCAG tacGAGTTCAACTGGAGGCAGTCCTGTGcgaaaatctgaagaaaaaacagatacaaaacGAACTGTCATTAAGACAATGGAAgaatataataatgataacacAGCTCCTGCTGAAGATGTTATTATTATGATTCAGGTTCCCCAATCCAAATGGGATAAAGATGACTTTGAATCAGAAGAAGAAGATGTTAAATCCACCACCACACAGCCGATATCAAGTGTAGGAAAACCTGCCAGTGTTATAAAGAATGTTAGCACTAAGCCATCAAATACAGTCAAGTATACTGAAAAGGAAAGTGAGTCATCAGAGAAAATTCAGAAGCTCACCAAGGAAGTGAGCCATGAAATTGTACAGCATGAGGTGAAAAGTTCAAAAAACTCTGCATCTAACGAAAAAGGGAAAACCAAAGATCGAGATCATTCAGTGTTAGAAAAGGAAAGCCTGGAAAAGAGGAAGAACAGCGCTCAGCCAGAGAAAGATAGTAATCCAGACCGTCTGAGTGAGCAAGggaattttaaaagtctgtctcAGTCTTCCAAAGAGACGAGAACTTCAGATAAGCATGATTCCACTCGAGGTTCCTCAAATAAAGACTTCACTCCCAACAGAGACAAAAAACCTGACTATGACAACAGAGAGTATTCAAGCTCCAAACGTAGAGATGAAAGGAATGAATTAAGGAGAAAAGACTCTCCTTCTCGGAGTAAAGACTCTGCGTCTGGACAAAAAACTAAGCCGCGAGAAGAGAGAGATTTGCCTAAAAAAGGAACAGGAGATTCCAAAAAAAGTAGCTCTAGTCCCTCAAGAGACAAGAAACCTCATGATCATAAAGCTACTTATGATACCAAACGTTCAAACGAAGAGACAAAATCTGTAGATAAAAATCCCTGTAAGGATCGTGAGAAGCATCTGTTGGAGGCGAAGAACAATAAGGAGTCAGGTGGCAATAAACTGCTCTACGTACTCAACCCACCGGACCCCCAGGTGGAGAAGGAGCAGGTTACTGGGCAGGCTGATAAGAACACCATCAAACCTAAACCCCAGGTGAGTCACTCCTCTCGACTGTCCTCTGACTTAACTAGAGAAACTGACGAAGCTGCTTTTGAACCAGACTATAATGAAAGTGACAGCGAAAGCAACGTATCTGTAAAAGAGGAGGAGACTTCGGGGAAAAATTCTAAGGAACCGAAAGATAAAGTGGCAGAGAAGGCAAAAGAGAGCCTGGACGCGGCGGCAGTCGGCCAGGCGGGCGCCGccaggagccagagccagagcagcCCCAGCGCCAGTCCGAGCAGGAGCCACAGCCCTTCCGGAAGCCAAACCCGAAGCCGCAGTAGCAGTGCCAGCTCTGCAGAAAGTCAGGAcagcaagaagaagaagaaaaagaaggaaaagaagaagcacaagaaacataaaaaacatAAGAAGCATAAGAAGCACGCAGGCACTGAAGTAGAAttggaaaaaagccaaaaacacaaacataagaaaaagaagtcaaagaagagcaaagataaagaaaaggagaaggagaaggatgaCCAAAAAGTGAAATCTGTCACCGTGTAA
- the RBBP6 gene encoding E3 ubiquitin-protein ligase RBBP6 isoform X1: MSCVHYKFSSKLNYDTVTFDGLHISLCDLKKQIMGREKLKAADCDLQITNAQTKEEYTDDNALIPKNSSVIVRRIPIGGVKSTSKTYVISRTEPVMGTSKAIDDSSASISLAQLTKTANLAEANASEEDKIKAMMSQSGHEYDPVNYMKKPLGPPPPSYTCFRCGKPGHYIKNCPTNGDKNFESGPRIKKSTGIPRSFMMEVKDPNMKGAMLTNTGKYAIPTIDAEAYAIGKKEKPPFLPEEPSSSSEEDDPIPDELLCLICKDIMTDAVVIPCCGNSYCDECIRTALLESDEHTCPTCHQNDVSPDALIANKFLRQAVNNFKNETGYTKRLRKQLPPPPPPIPPPRPLIQRNLQPLMRSPISRQQDPLMIPVTSSSTHPAPSISSLTSNQSSLAPPVPGNPSSAPAPVPDITATVSISVHSEKSDGPFRDSDNKILPAAALASEHSKGASSIAITALMEEKGYQVPVLGTPSLLGQSLLHGQLIPTTGPVRINTARPGGGRPGWEHSNKLGYLVSPPQQIRRGERSCYRSINRGRHHSERSQRTQGPSLPATPVFVPVPPPPLYPPPPHTLPLPPGVPPPQFSPQFPPGQPPPAGYSVPPPGFPPAPANLSAPWVSSGVQTAHSNTIPTTQAPPLSREEFYREQRRLKEEEKKKSKLDEFTNDFAKELMEYKKIQKERRRSFSRSKSPYSGSSYSRSSYTYSKSRSGSTRSRSYSRSFSRSHSRSYSRSPPYPRRGRGKSRNYRSRSRSHGYHRSRSRSPPYRRYHSRSRSPQAFRGQSPNKRNVPQGETEREYFNRYREVPPPYDMKAYYGRSVDFRDPFEKERYREWERKYREWYEKYYKGYAAGAQPRPSANRENFSPERFVPLNIRNSPFTRGRREDYSGGQSHRSRNIGGNYPEKLSSRDSHNQKDNTKSKEKESENAPGDGKGNKHKKHRKRRKGEESEGFLNPELLETSRKSREPTSGEENKTDSLFVLPSRDDATPVRDEPMDAESITFKSISEKDKREKDKPKAKGDKTKRKNDGSTVSKKETVVKPAKGPQEKLDGEREKSPRSEPPLKKAKEETPKTDSVKPSSSSQKDEKIIGTPRKAHSKSVKEHQETKPVKEEKVKKDYSKDVKSEKPASKEEKARKPNEKSKPLDSKGEKRKRKTEEKGTEKDFESSSMKISKLEVTEIVKPSPKRKMEPDIEKLDRTPEKDKISSSTAPAKKIKLNRETGKKIGSTENVSNTKEPSEKLESTSSKVKQEKVKGKVRRKVTGTEGSSSTLVDYTSTSSTGGSPVRKSEEKTDTKRTVIKTMEEYNNDNTAPAEDVIIMIQVPQSKWDKDDFESEEEDVKSTTTQPISSVGKPASVIKNVSTKPSNTVKYTEKESESSEKIQKLTKEVSHEIVQHEVKSSKNSASNEKGKTKDRDHSVLEKESLEKRKNSAQPEKDSNPDRLSEQGNFKSLSQSSKETRTSDKHDSTRGSSNKDFTPNRDKKPDYDNREYSSSKRRDERNELRRKDSPSRSKDSASGQKTKPREERDLPKKGTGDSKKSSSSPSRDKKPHDHKATYDTKRSNEETKSVDKNPCKDREKHLLEAKNNKESGGNKLLYVLNPPDPQVEKEQVTGQADKNTIKPKPQVSHSSRLSSDLTRETDEAAFEPDYNESDSESNVSVKEEETSGKNSKEPKDKVAEKAKESLDAAAVGQAGAARSQSQSSPSASPSRSHSPSGSQTRSRSSSASSAESQDSKKKKKKKEKKKHKKHKKHKKHKKHAGTEVELEKSQKHKHKKKKSKKSKDKEKEKEKDDQKVKSVTV; encoded by the exons AATATACTGATGATAATGCTCTAATTCCTAAGAATTCATCTGTAATTGTTAGAAGAATTCCTATTGGAGGTGTTAAATCTACAAGCAAGACATATGTTAT aagtCGAACTGAACCAGTGATGGGAACTTCAAAAGCA ATTGATGACTCTTCTGCGTCTATTTCTCTGGCCCAGCTTACaaag ACTGCCAATCTGGCTGAAGCCAATGCTtctgaagaagataaaattaaagcaatgatGTCGCAATCTGGCCATGAATACGACCCAGTCAA TTACATGAAGAAACCTCTAGGTCCACCACCTCCATCTTACACGTGTTTCCGTTGTGGTAAACCTGGCCATTATATTAAGAATTGCCCAACGAATGGG GATAAGAACTTTGAATCTGGTCCTAGGATTAAAAAGAGCACTGGAATTCCCAGAAGTTTTATGATGGAAGTGAAAGATCCTAACATGAAAGGTGCAATGCTTACAAACACTGGAAAATACGCGATACCAACTATAGACGC AGAAGCATATGCaattgggaagaaagaaaaaccacctTTTTTACCAGAGGAACCATCATCTTCTTCAGAAGAAGATGATCCTATCCCAGATGAACTGTTGTGTCTCATCTGCAAAGATATTATGACTGATGCTGTTGTCATTCCCTGCTGTGGAAACAGTTACTGTGATGAAT GTATAAGAACAGCACTATTGGAATCAGATGAACATACATGTCCAACGTGTCATCAAAAtgatgtctctccagatgctttAATCGCCAATAAGTTCTTAAGACAG GCTGTTAATAACTTCAAAAATGAAACCGGTTATACgaaaagactaagaaaacagttacccccacccccacccccaataccACCTCCAAGACCACTCATTCAGCGGAACCTACAACCTTTGATGAGATCTCCAATATCAAGACAACAAGATCCTCTGATGATTCCAGTGACGTCTTCTTCAACTCACCCGGCTCCCTCTATATCCTCATTGACTTCTAATCAGTCTTCTTTGGCCCCTCCTGTGCCTGGAAATCCAtcttctgccccagcccctgtACCCGACATAACTGCAACAGTCTCCATATCAGTCCACTCAGAAAAGTCAGATGGGCCTTTCCG GGATTCTGATAATAAAATACTGCCAGCGGCAGCGCTTGCATCAGAACATTCAAAGGGGGCCTCTTCAATCGCAATCACTGCTCTTATGGAAGAGAAG GGTTATCAGGTGCCTGTACTTGGAACCCCATCTTTGCTTGGACAGTCATTATTGCATGGACAATTGATCCCCACAACTG gtCCAGTAAGAATAAACACTGCTCGTCCTGGTGGTGGTCGACCAGGTTGGGAACA TTCCAACAAGCTTGGATATCTGGTTTCTCCACCACAGCAAAttagaagaggggagaggagctgctACAG aagtaTAAACCGTGGACGACACCACAGCGAAAGATCCCAGAGAACTCAAGGCCCATCACTACCAGCAACTCCAGTTTTTGTACCTGTCCCGCCCCCTCCCTTgtatcctcctcctccccatacacttcctctccctccaggtgTTCCTCCACCACAGTTttctcctcagtttcctcctggcCAGCCACCACCTGCTGGGTATAGTGTTCCCCCTCCAGGGtttcctccagctccagccaaTTTATCAGCACCTTGGGTATCATCGGGAGTGCAGACAGCTCATTCAAATACCATCCCAACCACACAAGCACCACCTTTGTCCAGGGAAGAATTCTATAGAGAGCAGCGGCGGCTGAAAGAAGA ggaaaagaaaaagtccaaGCTAGATGAGTTTACAAATGATTTTGCTAAGGAATTGATGGAATACAAAAAGATTCAAAAGGAGCGTAGGCGCTCATTTTCCAG gtCCAAATCTCCCTATAGTGGTTCATCCTATTCAAGAAGTTCATATACTTATTCTAAATCAAGATCTGGTTCAACACGTTCACGTTCTTATTCTCGATCATTTAGCCGTTCGCACTCTCGTTCCTATTCACGGTCGCCTCCATACcccagaagaggcagagggaagagtcgAAATTACCGTTCACGGTCTCGATCCCATGGGTATCATCGATCTAGGTCAAGGTCACCCCCATATAGACGATATCATTCACGATCAAGATCTCCTCAAGCGTTCAGGGGACAGTCTCCTAATAAACGTAACGTACCTCAAGGGGAAACAGAACGTGAATATtttaacagatacagagaagtgCCACCACCTTATGACATGAAAGCTTATTACGGGAGGAGTGTTGACTTTAGAGACCCATTTGAAAAAGAGCGTTACCGAGAATGggagagaaaatacagagagtggtatgaaaaatattataaaggcTATGCTGCTGGGGCTCAGCCTCGGCCGTCAGCAAATAGAGAGAACTTTTCTCCAGAGAGATTTGTACCACTTAACATCAGGAATTCTCCCTTCACAAGAGGCCGCAGAGAGGATTACTCTGGTGGACAAAGTCACAGAAGTCGAAACATAGGTGGCAACTATCCAGAAAAGCTTTCATCGAGAGACAGTCACAATCAGAAGGATAATACAAAGTCAAAAGAGAAGGAGAGTGAAAATGCTCCAGGAGATggtaaaggaaataaacataagaaacacagaaaaagaagaaagggggaagaaagtGAAGGTTTTCTAAACCCAGAGTTATTAGAAACATCGAGGAAATCAAGAGAGCCTACAAgtggtgaagaaaataaaacgGACTCATTATTTGTTCTCCCAAGTAGAGATGATGCTACACCTGTTAGAGATGAGCCAATGGATGCCGAATCCATCACTTTTAAATCAATATctgaaaaagacaagagagaaaaagacaaacctAAAGCAAAAGGTGACAAGACCAAACGAAAAAATGATGGGTCTACTGTGTCCAAAAAAGAAACTGTTGTAAAACCTGCTAAAGGGCCCCAAGAAAAACTAGATGGAGAGCGTGAAAAATCTCCTCGATCTGAACCTCCGCTTAAAAAAGCCAAAGAGGAGACTCCAAAGACTGACAGTGTGAAACCATCATCTTCCtctcaaaaagatgaaaagatcatTGGTACCCCCAGAAAAGCTCACTCTAAGTCAGTGAAAGAACACCAAGAGACAAAACCcgtcaaagaagaaaaagtgaagaaGGACTACTCCAAAGACGTCAAGTCAGAGAAGCCAGCTAGTAAGGAAGAAAAGGCCAGGAAGCCTAACGAGAAGAGTAAACCGCTCGAtagcaagggagaaaaaaggaaaagaaaaaccgaAGAGAAAGGTACAGAGAAAGATTTTGAGTCATCGTCAATGAAAATCTCTAAATTAGAAGTAACTGAAATAGTGAAACCATCACCAAAGCGCAAAATGGAACCTGATATTGAAAAATTGGATAGGACacctgaaaaagacaaaatctcaTCATCAACTGCCCCAGCCAAAAAAATCAAGCTCAACAGAGAAACTGGTAAAAAAATTGGAAGTACCGAAAATGTATCTAACACAAAAGAGCCCTCTGAAAAATTGGAATCAACATCTAGCAAAGTTAAACaagaaaaagtcaaaggaaaGGTCAGGCGAAAAGTAACTGGAACTGAAGGATCCAGCTCAACGCTTGTGGATTATACCAG tacGAGTTCAACTGGAGGCAGTCCTGTGcgaaaatctgaagaaaaaacagatacaaaacGAACTGTCATTAAGACAATGGAAgaatataataatgataacacAGCTCCTGCTGAAGATGTTATTATTATGATTCAGGTTCCCCAATCCAAATGGGATAAAGATGACTTTGAATCAGAAGAAGAAGATGTTAAATCCACCACCACACAGCCGATATCAAGTGTAGGAAAACCTGCCAGTGTTATAAAGAATGTTAGCACTAAGCCATCAAATACAGTCAAGTATACTGAAAAGGAAAGTGAGTCATCAGAGAAAATTCAGAAGCTCACCAAGGAAGTGAGCCATGAAATTGTACAGCATGAGGTGAAAAGTTCAAAAAACTCTGCATCTAACGAAAAAGGGAAAACCAAAGATCGAGATCATTCAGTGTTAGAAAAGGAAAGCCTGGAAAAGAGGAAGAACAGCGCTCAGCCAGAGAAAGATAGTAATCCAGACCGTCTGAGTGAGCAAGggaattttaaaagtctgtctcAGTCTTCCAAAGAGACGAGAACTTCAGATAAGCATGATTCCACTCGAGGTTCCTCAAATAAAGACTTCACTCCCAACAGAGACAAAAAACCTGACTATGACAACAGAGAGTATTCAAGCTCCAAACGTAGAGATGAAAGGAATGAATTAAGGAGAAAAGACTCTCCTTCTCGGAGTAAAGACTCTGCGTCTGGACAAAAAACTAAGCCGCGAGAAGAGAGAGATTTGCCTAAAAAAGGAACAGGAGATTCCAAAAAAAGTAGCTCTAGTCCCTCAAGAGACAAGAAACCTCATGATCATAAAGCTACTTATGATACCAAACGTTCAAACGAAGAGACAAAATCTGTAGATAAAAATCCCTGTAAGGATCGTGAGAAGCATCTGTTGGAGGCGAAGAACAATAAGGAGTCAGGTGGCAATAAACTGCTCTACGTACTCAACCCACCGGACCCCCAGGTGGAGAAGGAGCAGGTTACTGGGCAGGCTGATAAGAACACCATCAAACCTAAACCCCAGGTGAGTCACTCCTCTCGACTGTCCTCTGACTTAACTAGAGAAACTGACGAAGCTGCTTTTGAACCAGACTATAATGAAAGTGACAGCGAAAGCAACGTATCTGTAAAAGAGGAGGAGACTTCGGGGAAAAATTCTAAGGAACCGAAAGATAAAGTGGCAGAGAAGGCAAAAGAGAGCCTGGACGCGGCGGCAGTCGGCCAGGCGGGCGCCGccaggagccagagccagagcagcCCCAGCGCCAGTCCGAGCAGGAGCCACAGCCCTTCCGGAAGCCAAACCCGAAGCCGCAGTAGCAGTGCCAGCTCTGCAGAAAGTCAGGAcagcaagaagaagaagaaaaagaaggaaaagaagaagcacaagaaacataaaaaacatAAGAAGCATAAGAAGCACGCAGGCACTGAAGTAGAAttggaaaaaagccaaaaacacaaacataagaaaaagaagtcaaagaagagcaaagataaagaaaaggagaaggagaaggatgaCCAAAAAGTGAAATCTGTCACCGTGTAA